The sequence GGATGTATGTCATGCTGGACAGGGAGAAGGAATGTTGGGTTGTGTCTAGGTTAGAATTGAGGCATTTTCACCCCTGTTCGGCTAAGAAAGCTGTCCACTATCATGAGTATAGGGAGTtgaccatgcatgctaagtgcgtCATTACGGATAATGACGAGGCTGGCATAAGACCCAACAAGACGTATCTAGCACTGGCAAACGACGTTGATGGGTCTTCAAACCTGAGTTTTCTAGAAAAGGATGTTAGAAATTACATCACAAGCAATCTCCGATACTCCGATGACAATGAGGACTTCCAGGGGATGATGACTTATTTCGTTCGAATAAAGGAGATCAATCCCAACTTCTTTTATGCCATAGATGTTGACGAT is a genomic window of Arachis ipaensis cultivar K30076 chromosome B06, Araip1.1, whole genome shotgun sequence containing:
- the LOC107646966 gene encoding protein FAR-RED IMPAIRED RESPONSE 1-like, yielding MRKEAKIPVNQSLHCTREGYRESRVKVATRANRIIATRCRARMYVMLDREKECWVVSRLELRHFHPCSAKKAVHYHEYRELTMHAKCVITDNDEAGIRPNKTYLALANDVDGSSNLSFLEKDVRNYITSNLRYSDDNEDFQGMMTYFVRIKEINPNFFYAIDVDDANKFRSALWVYARCRALYEYYRDVVSFDTTYKRNMSVYLLVNCKSSYLLNLSCCLTVVFAIFTGMVYHLHPLSV